Genomic segment of Aliiroseovarius sp. M344:
GGCACCAGCCCGCGGGTGAATGCTTATGACGTGACCTATATCTTCACCGCCGGGCGCTGGGACATCGACCGCACGCGCGTATACCTGCCCTTTGCCGAGGCGCAGAGTTTCTTCAACCGCGAAGGGGCAGCGGATCAGATCGAAGTCATTGTGGAAGACCCCGAAAAAGTGGATCGCTTGATCGAGGATATTCTGACTGCCGCGAAAGAACCCGCGTCCTATTGGACATGGCGTGACCGCTCGGGCGCGTTTCTCAGGGCGCTCGACATGGAAGACAACGTGATGTTCATCATCCTGTCGGTGTTGGTGTTGATCGCGTCGATGAACATAACCTCTGGCTTGATCATGCTGGTGAAGAACAAAGGCCGCGACATTGGTATTCTGCGCACCATGGGCCTGACCGAGGGGTCAATCCTGCGGGTCTTTTTTCTGTGTGGATCACTGACCGGGATCGTTGGCACCATTGCGGGCGTCATCCTGGGATGCCTGTTCTCGATCAACATTGACGCGATCTTCTCGGTCCTCAACTATTTCTCGGGGGGTGGCGTTTGGGATCCATCAATCCGCGGCATCTATCGCCTGCCTGCAAAGCTCGAGTTCTGGGATGTGGCCTCCGCCGTAGGTCTTTCGCTGGCGCTCTCATTCCTTGTAACTCTTTTCCCGGCGCGCAAAGCCGCGCGGATGAACCCGGTCGAGGCGCTGCGCTATGAGTAACCCTGTTCTGCGCCTTACGGGCATCCAAAAGACCTATAACGAAGGCACGCCCGGTGAAATCCGCGTGCTGCGCGGCGCCGATCTTGAGATCGCCCGCGGCGAGGTCGTGGCGTTGGTTGCGCCGTCCGGGTCGGGCAAATCCACGCTTCTTCACATCGCGGGGCTGCTGGATACGGCAGATGCAGGGCAGGTGGCAATCAACGGGCAGGACATGGGCGCGCTGTCAGATCGCAAGCGGACGGCAGCCCGCCGCAACGAGGTGGGGTTCATCTATCAATTCCACCATTTGCTGCCGGAATTCACCGCGCTGGAAAATATCGTCTTGCCGCAACTGGCCAATGGCATTGGTGACAAGGTTGCCCGTGACCACGCCATGGAACTGATGGCGCGTGTGGGCGTGGATACCCGCGCCACTCACCGGCCAGCCGAGCTGTCGGGGGGCGAACAGCAACGCGTCGCCTTCTGTCGCGCGCTGGCGAACCGTCCCGCGCTGCTATTGGCCGATGAACCCACCGGCAACCTTGACCCGGACACGGCTGAAACTGTGTTTGGCGCGCTGATGGAGCTGGTGCGCGACACCGGCCTGTCAGCCCTTATCGCAACCCACAATCTTGAACTGGCCGCGCGCATGGATCGCACCCTGCGGTTGGATGGCGGGGTAATCACGTGACTGCTCGCGGGCGCTGACAATCATGTGAAATGACCCGCGACGGCATTGCTTGGCGCGCGTGGTTGGGCAAACTCACGTCACACGAACGAGTGCCGGAGTACCCCATGCCAAACCTTCTGAAAACCTCCCTTCTTGCCGTCGCCTTGTGCGCGCAAACCGCGTCGGCAGGTCCCATAGGATTTGGCGACTGGCGGCAACACTGGT
This window contains:
- a CDS encoding lipoprotein-releasing ABC transporter permease subunit encodes the protein MSNHTAPFSRFEWQIAWRYLRARRSDGGVSTMTWISLIGITLAVAALIITLAVRTGFRDEFVDTILGANAHVEVFAQSYVNENGQVEQTISDYKGWAGRIAQVPGVLRAAPLIKGQVMANSGQNNAGVEVFGITYDDLLAIPRVARPESFLGDIAAFENGIAIGSGVAAELGIGLGDKIKIISPNGVKTAFGTSPRVNAYDVTYIFTAGRWDIDRTRVYLPFAEAQSFFNREGAADQIEVIVEDPEKVDRLIEDILTAAKEPASYWTWRDRSGAFLRALDMEDNVMFIILSVLVLIASMNITSGLIMLVKNKGRDIGILRTMGLTEGSILRVFFLCGSLTGIVGTIAGVILGCLFSINIDAIFSVLNYFSGGGVWDPSIRGIYRLPAKLEFWDVASAVGLSLALSFLVTLFPARKAARMNPVEALRYE
- a CDS encoding ABC transporter ATP-binding protein: MSNPVLRLTGIQKTYNEGTPGEIRVLRGADLEIARGEVVALVAPSGSGKSTLLHIAGLLDTADAGQVAINGQDMGALSDRKRTAARRNEVGFIYQFHHLLPEFTALENIVLPQLANGIGDKVARDHAMELMARVGVDTRATHRPAELSGGEQQRVAFCRALANRPALLLADEPTGNLDPDTAETVFGALMELVRDTGLSALIATHNLELAARMDRTLRLDGGVIT